The Nyctibius grandis isolate bNycGra1 chromosome 7, bNycGra1.pri, whole genome shotgun sequence region gacTGTCTGCGGCATCACTAATACAGACCTTCAACCTTTCcttgaaatgcttcagaagggttCCGCACCTCAAGAATCCCGCGAGCTCACAGAAGAAGCTCGATCTGCACTGCAAGTAATAACTCAAAAGATTGCCTTGTCTTGTGCTTCACGAGTAGTGCCTGAATTACCCGTGGACTTGTACATTTATAACATGGACCTTGAAGAGTCAGGCATATTAGGACAATGGGACCCATCTCAGTCAAATCCACTTCAAGTGCTGGAATGGGTGTTTTTGCCCTCTCATGGTAAAAAGACTATCACTACAAGATGGGAAGCCATCGCTCAAGTCATTCTCAAAGGGACTGCACGGCTATTAGCTGTGGCTGGACGACCACCTGATAAGCTTGTTATTCCAATCAGCCTCGACTACCTACCAGATGTATGTCAACGAGAAAAACTCATGTCCTTAGCCCTATTGAACACGACGATGCAGGTTGACAACCACTATCCGTCAcaccccatctttaaaactcacatatcGTTGGAAGAACGGCCTATTGTCGTCAGTGAGCCGTTGCAAGCAATCACGGTGTTTACCGATGCAAGTAGCCGCACCGGAAAAGCCGGATTTGTCtggcaagaacagggagaatggagaaaacatacCATCGTAGCAGAAGGATCTgttcaggttttagaattacaagctgtactcctggccttacaaaagtggcgcaaagcacccttaaatttggtagtggatTCCCTATACGTGGTAGGGGTTGTGAAACCCATACATCGATCGTTGCTTCGCCATGTCACCAATGAACTgttgttcaaagcctttctcgacctatggcatgaaatgcaacaccgtctacacccggtatttgtcacccacattagaagccataccagtttacccggaggtttggtggaaggaaactcccgaGCCGATCAGTTGGTATCCACGTTCCCGGTagacagatccccacaggcaaaattaacagaggctcgacaatctcatcaattttttcaccaatctgcagcaTCATTGCGATtgcaattccaattgacaaagactgatgcaagggcgattatagcttcttgcccagattgtgctagaatacctgtgttacagattgcaggagcaaatcccaggggactccaacccagacagatttggcaaacagacatcaccgaatatgctgcctttggccgactcaaatatatccatgtatcaattgacacctgctccggtcacatgtgggctacagccctgacctccatgacagctaaggctgttaaaaaacatctgttgcaagctattgcagtaatgggccagccagaacaaattaagactgataatggccctgcctatcgatCTGAATCGCTTtcagaatttatgcagaaatggggtattacacatgtacgcgGTATTCCATACaattctacagggcaggcaattgtggaacgtgctcatcgcacattaaaagagcatttagaaattattcgaaaacagggggagatgggaccacaggatgtgctacataaaacattgtttgtattaaattggctaaaccctaagcagaattcgcaaacaccacctgccatagctcacgggcagggaaatcaaaaagacttcagtaatacaaatgtaccagtaagggtattcatcccagaatcaggcacttgggaagggccaaagcaattaataacctggggcagagggtatgcttgtgtctccacaggaaataactgccaatggaTTCCagccaaatgggtgaagccgtggctagatgaaccagccgacgctacaggaccagacaactctaacaccagaggccttgaggaggtgtgatcgccgccttgcacgtatcatctggccgtgactccagaatctgaatccagaacgGAAGATGcgggaacatcatgggttttttggacgaactggttgggtggtctgggaattggagggtggatagccagcctagtgaaaggcctggcgcaagtattgctattcattttgtattggtattctgtactataaaaggttttgcagggaatgatatcaagaaccattgccatttatattaagaaagaaagggggagatgtaggggcctggaccgtgggaaagttatagagagaacataccagtacactgttatgtaacagcatgagatagcaagaaagtatagggatgtggcttgcttaagtttatagtaagtatccaattagaacagtagaggtggcacgcagccagattatggacaatacttgtagccaatagcttagtgtgtgatcgttacataagagagtatgtaggttataaaagtgtgtgttaaccaaaataaagaagctactagagcaccatattggtgtgctgtagttctttcctcgcgcggaccccaacaagccggcaatgtgcacttgcaacccagaaggccaaccgcatcctgggctgcatcaaaagcagcgtggccagtaggtcaagggaagtgattctgccctttactccgctctcatgagaccccacctggagtattgcgttcagctctggggcccccaacataagaaggacatggagctgttggaatgagtccagaggagggccatgaagatgatgagagggctggatcacctctcctatgaagacaggctgagagagttggggctgttcagcctggagaagagaaggctccagggagaccttatagcagtcttccagtacctgaagggggcctacaggaaagcaggagagggactttttacaagggcatgtagtgacaggatgagggggaatggttttaaactgaaggagggtagatttaggttagatattaggaagaaattctttcctgtgagggtagtgagacaccagaacaggttgcccagagaagttgtggatgccccctccctggcagtgtttaaggccagattggatgagggtttgagcaacctggtctagtggaaaggtgtccctgactgtggcagggggtttggaactagatgatctttaaggtcccttccaacccaaaccattctattattctattctatgtAATGATTACTAATTCCTTTAACACAATGAATGTGTATGTTGACAAGGTCTTACCTATGTTTAAATGCTGTGATTTTAACTTCAGATTTAAAGGATCTCTGGAGTAACTTATCACAAAATTTGGTAAATTAGCTTCATACTgcacttgaaaaagaaaatacattgtaACATCAGATAAGCCATCATGCCTAGAACCAAGAATATTGAAGTTAACTGTAGACTTAACTTTACATGTTGGATTTAGGTAAGGTAAAAAATATACCTGTAACATTTCTGTTCAAAAAATACAAGGTTTAGGAGATTTAGTTAACTGTTATTTAACTTGTTAACAAGTCAAGCTGTTGAGCTGACAAGAGTTATGATTTTCCATTACCCTGAAGTTTTTTATTTACACAACTCCTTTCACCATGGTCCCAATCTCAAATGAGTCCAGTGGCCTCCTGTTACAATACAGATGAGGAATAATAACAGAAACAGAATACCCTTCTAGAGAAAGGAGCTGTGATACTAAACACACAGGGGATGCAATTTCTTGGAATAAATATGTTACATGCTTTGGAgctatttgcattatttttcaaacatttccAGTGAATTTAATTAATCATTAACATACCCTGCGGTCATCTGCATTACAATGAGCTTAAGagctttctgtttctggagAACTTATGAGAGGGctaaaaggaaagctgaaacGATGGGGTCATTTAACCTCAATCATTTTTTAGACATGTGTTCTCATTGTTTgaaagcaaaagtgatttttatattaaaagtggatagcattttaaataattggTAATGTTTTCTGCCAGTTGCAAGAGGAAATTGTGAGTTTGGCTGCTGGTAGTGCTGCTCTTCACCAAACCACATTTTGCAGAGTCAGATAAGTGTAGGACAGGATATGACACCAGCACGCTGGTCTTAAAATCTTTCCAAGACAAGGTGTCTTAAAAGGGTGAGTTTGCTCCATCAGCCCATTCTTGCAAAGCAATTCACTCTTTGTGTAGATCACTTATATTAGACAACATCGCTAGGTACACAGATTTGACTGACAATTTTTCCTGGTCTTCACAGGTTGAAATGGATATCGTAAAACAGTTGATTTCTTGTGAGTTACAAGATAGGAAACCAATAACCATGATGTTCTGGAGGTATCAGTATCATCTGCATGAATAGGAAGATATGTTTCTTTGATTAACTGAACAAGATAAAATCAAAATGGTGGGGTTAGGCAGTAGGATGAGTACCCCGTGAAATCAAGAAAGGAACATAAATGGTGCATGAAGTTACATGTTGAAAACTTGATGGCAATGAATATTTAACTGTGGATTGATGGGTGTGATGCTCATCAAAAGTGTGTAGGAGAGAATGCCACAAGGAGAAGGAAACACTGTACGTTAGTAATTTACATATCTTACGTGTTGCCTTTCTCTTACTACAcccctttttctatttttttctggctgagTTCTGATTTCCATTTAATGAAGCATTTCTCATTGGCCTGAATGGTGAAAAAGGGACTCTCCGTCTAAGTGAACACAGaaattgcctcttttttttgtgtgtaagaTCAAACCTATTCCTAAGAATTTTGGCCCAGTGAAGCTAGTCCTTAGgtacattttttatttagagaTCTTGCACTGAGATTGCTCATTTCCTTTTAAACTCCTGACAATATATCATTAAGCGTTCTCCCCAGGGGCCattttagtgaagaaaaaaaaagagtaaattcCCTGTAGAGGCAAGTCCTTAGTTCTACTGAATTTGCATCACTGTACAGTCTACAGCTTGCTAGAACTAAGTAGCCTGAAGTTTCAGTTGGCTGAAAAGTTAATGATATATCAAAGTGATTAGACAATATGCACTATTTTCTTCCAGACCTCAGAGTGGAGATCCCCTCTACCTCTGGACCAAGTCCTGAGGAGAGtctgagaatgatttgttgTTATCAGGAACTTAATTGGGAAATTTTGGCTGCAacttgcttttttgctttttccttatttcttttcagacatGCTGACTTACAATGACTTGTTTCACTCAGGTAGAATTTTGTCAAAGAAAACCATTAGTCCTGAGATTAGAGCACTGACTGGTGACACTGAAATCCCCAAACAAAGTGCCTGATTCATAACACGGACCCAAAATTTGATTTCACACTCACAGCTAAATACCTTGGTCATGTAGTTGTTGGACTTTCTGGAATTAGCTTTTGGAGCCAGTCAAATTATTAAAGCATTAGTTTTCTCTAGATATGGAATGGGGAAGGTTCTGAAACCTTGAGAACATTTCCTAAGTTATGTATTCTATAGATTGTCTTGCTACAGTCAGGCCCTCTGAAGTGGTGACCTTAGAAAGCACAACAATAGAGTTGCAGgacaaacatgctttttttccccttccactgGTTTTACAAATTTACATTACTTGTTAAGACCTGAGAAACAATAAGACACTTTACTTAAAGATAAAGGATTTGTTTAGcaggttttaagaaaaattactatttaattattattatggAAACTTGATCATcttgaaataaagcaaattttcCTTGAGACACAATATTATGGGACAAATTTATTTTGGCTGTAATAGCTAACTAgaagtttgcttttaattacCTTAGGTAAACTCAAAAACAAGGAAGTTAAATTCCTGCTATGGTAGCTTGGTAAATAAATGAAGACATGATTTACACTCTCATGAagacagaaggaggaaaaaatatttattgtttacCATGGGAATGTAACACTGGCTATATGCCATTTATGTGGTTCAATAAACTACATGCCCAGGTATAAATGTTTACTTTGGAGAACAGAAGGGGTTTTGTTTACTGCCTTcgttttgtttcttattttagaaatagTAAGTTTGCTGAATTGTTCTTTGGGCGAGAATCTTTGAAGAGCTCGGAGGAGAGGAGGTAGGAAGGTTTGTGACTAAAAGTTAATTGAATATGGATAGAATACTGAATCTTAATAAAAGAATCTTCTCTCTATTTTTATGCCATCTGATTTTGaaagatattaggaaaaaaaatcacaaaagacccaaacaaacacaaaagaaccCACCAAAGAATGAGtccctaaaagaaaaaaaaatcttcaaaaaatctgaataaaaacCATTTATATTGAAGGCTTCTCTTCCTTAGCAGTTTTAATGTTAAACACACTGATTTTGGAGGTATGCACTGATCCAAGTTGTATCTTGGATTTTTCAATTTTCCTTGCAACTTTTCTGTATATAATTTGATTTTCAGTTGTGAAAAAAAGGATAGTTTCTTGCCATATGTTATGCACAACCGCTAGCACAATGAGGTGCTGGTCTCAGTTAGGGCCGCTAAATGGAAATATTACCATAAAATCCTTCCATCCAGCGTGTCAAGCAATTCAACCATTAGTCTGGGGAAAGCAGAAAGTACAGGCAGACGTCTCACAGAGAGCAAGGTAAAGATGAACTGATTATCCCTGATGTCCGTATTTCAATCTGCTCTGCCAAAATGAAAACCATCTTGTCAGCTACAAAGCACATTAAAACATGGAGTACCAAGCCTGTATTTATCAGCTTTCCCTGTGTAAGTCTTTTTGGCACATAATTCGTGACTACAGCAGAGTTACCTATCAAAGTTAGGTCCCAACTGCGGTACTAATGCcgggtttcctttttttttttgactagtGAGACTGACATCTAGTGGCTTCATTTACGGATCCCCAAGCAGCCTCTCTTATTTCAGAGTGTTTGCCTTCTAAAAGTGTGGGAACCAGACACTTTACCTGCCTGTAATCATGTGGTTTGGGGGTCTTCATACACACCAGTCTTATATTTGCCATTCTTCACAAACAGTATTTTGGCCTCATAAGAGCTGATCCGCGGAAAGCGAGTGACAAGCTGAGGCAagtcccttttcttctctgagagaggaaggagcagacTGGACCTAAGCCTGGAAAGCTGTTGCATGACTCTGGACTCAGAGgtaatttttggttttggttccccttttccctttcctcgTGGCTTCTGGGAAGGGTTGGATGATCTATAGAGCTGGTAGCTAAAATCAAGAGGCTGCTTTAGCCATAGATCTGTGTTGGCTTTGGGTTGCTGCACTGCAGGCCAGTCAAGGCTAGCAGAAAATTTTGATtggctttcaaataaaaattgtcaCTTGTCTTGGTGGAGGGTGAACATAATGGCCTGATGACGgactttttcttctcagatatTGTAATccctggcaaaaagaaaaaaaaacaacacacacacacacacacacacatgtatatacatatatatacaacAGAACTTTTGTTATTGATTGTTTCTCGCAGTCTGGCTAGCCCTGTCTGTATAACCTTGTACATTCATTGAAGATAAATGTGCACTTGTACTTCAATATTATTTTGTACCCATGCTTAGATTGAGAGCTATTGCTTCTTGATTCCCTCTTTCTCTCAGTTCTGCAAAGTAACCTGAAGAAGCAAACTCCTAACCCTAGAGAAAGCCCATCTGAAGCCAAAAGCATGGATGTTTAGGAATCTACACGTTTATAGCAGCCTGTAGGAACAggagctttgatttttattttgcctgaaaTACCCATCACTAAGTAGGAACACAAATACATCCTCTCCTTCATGTTTTTATCCTTGTCTCATTAAACAGTACATCCTTGAGGATAGAATAAACTTGTTCACATGCAGCGCAGCACAGCGGGGGTTTGGTGTTAGCTGGGCAGTGCTGGATGCACACTAGCCTCACTTTGCACAAGCTGGAGTGACAAAATGAACCTAAAATCAGGGAAATGCTGAAACTTCAGTCTCCATCCTTCCTGATGCATTTTCGTGTTTCTCCACATTCCTGGGCCCACCCAGGCCAAAACGTTAATTAGAGCTGCCCCATTACTATCCTAATATGTGCCCAGGTGTTATGTCCTGCTGTGGGCTATCTCATCATCCAGTGCCACTCGAGCTTCACCTTTTTGcccagagggagagagaggccCTTTCATATACACAAGGATGCCTCTGGGCAGGGTGAAAGTCCACTGGAGCAGCACTAATGCCCTAAGAGGCAGTAAAGTATTCAGCTCTGTGCACAAGCTAGATGCTATGTTAAGTCTGTTCTGTCTCTTGCTGATCTTAAAGACACTCCCAGACTCTGTTACCTTTATTACACTATATCTGCAATAGCAGTCTTAAAGAGCTCCTTGGATGTCCTGAAAAATCCGGAAGAAAGACATAGATTGTAAGGGTATTGCAACAGGCGCCAACACAATACAAACCATTTTTTCCTACTGCCCTTAATATTCAATGCTTAGGAAACCTGAAGGAAAGCTATAACCTTAcaactttctcttctttgtgcATATTCATTCTGAGGAcggaatgatttttttttttctaagagaaGATGGTGGTCTGTTGAAGGATAAGGGCAAATGGAAATGTGTCTTTACCAACAAAACCGTGTTTCTGAACGAGGATTTGGGTAGGCAAAGTAAGTTCCCACAAACTGTTTTTGGAAGGTCACATTTCTGTCCTCTCTTTTTCAGATGATTTTGGTTCCCAAGCCATGCTCAGCTGCACTGTGCTGTCAAGGCAGGCTCCTTCCACTCCAGGACCCCACTGGCTGGAGCACTCCCAGGCTGCAGGACAGCCTCCGGGAAGGGGCCAAAACCCACAGTCCCTACCCCACAAATTATTCTCAGGCTATCCAAACACTGAAGCACAGTCTGGCCCGGTTCTTGCTTGGGAGGAGGTGAGCAGGCTTGGGTGGGCACTCTGCTTCTGTCCTCTAAGGTGGCCCAGGCTTCCCATCAAGTGTGTGGGGGGGGCAGTCTACAGGCAAGCCAGCTGTACCACCATGACCAGCCACTGTGTTTATctgatcatttaaaaaattggGGAGAAAAAATTGACAACTGATAATTTATACATTtaaaccagctttttttttcttgttttgcaacTAAACAGAGATGCAGGCAGACTCACCGGGCTGGCTTTAGGTACAGGTGAAATAGGGAGCTGCCAGGGTCAGCAACCAGCTGTATGAATGAATAGCAAAGGCACTTCTCCTTTTCTAGTCTGTGCCAAAACTGTAATAACCTAGACTTTGCATTGCTGCTGCCATTGTGAAAAGTTTATGTACGCACTTGCCCCTCCATGGGTGTCAGGAGCAGACAGGTTCAGCCCTGCGGAGCTGCGTGTCCTTCTCTGCCCCACTCTCTCTTCCTGGcactcctccctccccatgGCAATGTCAGTCCCACAGCCTGGAGACagcaaaattcagattttgccCATATTGCCAAGAAGTCTCAAAGCCATGCAACCCTTTGCAGAGCTTGTGTTGCAAGGGcaactcttctccttttttgtgCACTGGGTAACATACACCACTAATTTATTAGTCGCATGAATACCCACTTCCTCCTTACCTCTCAACCCCACAACCAATTTTTCTCCAGTCccagtttttttcctaaaaccaAGATTTTGCATCCAGAGCAAGTTTCTAAATCGATGCAACGCTATGATTCTCCACTAATTTCACCAAAGCAAAAAGTCTGTGTATTTTCACACATCCCACCTCTACCAGCTTTGTTACTATTGATTTTCCATGCATATGTTTGTATCCTAGCAACTGAAACTCCCTGATCTGAAGTACCTACAGATCCACACGCAAAGTGATGAATAAGGACCCCAAAGAGATGCAGTGAACAGAAAAGATAGAGATACCACTCACCACTCTGCAAAAACAGGGTCTTCCTGACAAACTTCATATGCTGTATCACAGAAGGCTTCTCTTTCCTGTCTTCTAGGGGAAGTTAAACAAAGGGATGAACTTGCAGCACACTATTATTCAGGGAATTGTTTATTCTTTGTTGTACAAAAGAGCTGGAATATACAGTCTACCCATCTGTGTTGCTAAGAAACAAGTCCCTCTTGCCTTGGGACTTGATTcagaattcaaaacaaaaacagtgtCTCAGTAGACTGGGTAAATGCAGCTTGAAACCTAGCAACAAGGCCAGAAGTTCAATGTGATTCTCTTACATGTTAGAAAACAAGGGtattagaaggaaaatatgACTGAGGAAAACggttatttgaaaacaaaacagagctaTTTTATCACCAATTATCCTAAGTGATGGAACTATCTTTTACTAAATGTACTTTTATGACCTGTAAGATCTGATACTTTGCTACCCAGGTTCATGTTTACTA contains the following coding sequences:
- the C7H7orf78 gene encoding LOW QUALITY PROTEIN: putative uncharacterized protein C7orf78 homolog (The sequence of the model RefSeq protein was modified relative to this genomic sequence to represent the inferred CDS: deleted 1 base in 1 codon); this encodes MQQLSRLRSSLLLPLSEKKRDLPQLVTRFPRISSYEAKILFVKNGKYKTGVYEDPKPHDYRQYEANLPNFVISYSRDPLNLKLKSQHLNIDPGLEPLKRKQKDSDRRFLTYKPCESKWDPQLLLPKNPWPLQSASVTRHRRRHGAYTAFLDRVEE